Proteins encoded within one genomic window of Candidatus Woesearchaeota archaeon:
- a CDS encoding type 2 isopentenyl-diphosphate Delta-isomerase, whose product MSDDKDNEDNKNNKDIITHHTIEQRKQEHINFCLEHNVSFNHNYFDDIDVIYQALPELDRETISVSTSFLDRTFRFPLLINSMTGGCLGAEKINIALAQAAEQFNIPFAVGSQRAMIENPALTSTYNVKKYAPSLFLIGNIGITHVNQSYFSKIDAALKNIDANALVVHLNAAQEAVQKEGTTDFRNKAGLLDDLCRFLDVPVYVKEVGHGISKETARLLAQTSIKALDVAGKSGTSWTKVEHLRNNDPSSLFSEIGIPTPISIILAKKHFPLAIVSSGGIRHSLDMVKSLILGASICGISLPILKIYQEQGSQGLHSFLHQQEQDLKTAYFLLGAGSTSALSSQKLVFLNSLASWYSAALCDTDQKNKL is encoded by the coding sequence ATGAGTGATGATAAGGATAATGAAGACAATAAAAACAATAAAGATATTATCACTCATCATACTATTGAACAGCGGAAGCAAGAACATATAAATTTCTGCTTGGAACATAATGTTTCGTTTAATCATAATTATTTTGATGATATCGATGTTATTTATCAAGCATTGCCAGAACTTGATAGGGAAACTATTAGTGTTTCTACTTCATTTCTGGATAGAACATTTCGTTTTCCTTTGCTTATCAATTCTATGACCGGTGGATGTTTAGGCGCAGAAAAAATAAACATTGCATTAGCTCAAGCAGCTGAACAATTTAATATCCCTTTTGCTGTTGGCAGCCAAAGAGCTATGATTGAAAATCCAGCTTTAACTTCAACGTATAATGTTAAAAAATATGCTCCTTCTCTCTTTCTTATTGGCAATATAGGGATTACTCATGTTAACCAGTCTTACTTTTCAAAGATAGATGCAGCATTGAAGAATATAGATGCTAATGCATTAGTTGTTCATCTCAATGCAGCTCAAGAAGCAGTTCAGAAAGAAGGCACCACAGATTTTCGGAATAAAGCAGGATTATTGGATGATTTATGTCGTTTTCTTGATGTACCTGTCTATGTTAAAGAGGTTGGACATGGTATTAGCAAGGAAACTGCTCGGCTTTTAGCTCAGACCTCTATCAAAGCACTTGATGTTGCTGGAAAAAGCGGCACTTCATGGACAAAAGTCGAACATTTGCGGAATAATGATCCTAGTTCTCTCTTTAGTGAAATAGGCATTCCTACACCTATCTCTATTATATTGGCAAAAAAGCATTTTCCTCTAGCAATAGTTTCTAGCGGCGGCATACGTCATAGTTTAGATATGGTTAAATCATTAATACTTGGTGCGAGCATTTGCGGCATATCTCTGCCGATTTTGAAAATTTATCAAGAACAAGGAAGCCAAGGGCTCCATTCTTTTCTTCACCAACAAGAACAAGACCTGAAAACAGCGTATTTTCTTCTTGGTGCTGGATCTACTTCAGCTCTTTCTTCTCAAAAACTTGTTTTTTTAAATTCATTGGCGTCATGGTATAGTGCCGCATTATGCGACACTGACCAAAAGAACAAACTTTAA
- a CDS encoding tRNA-modifying protein YgfZ — translation MLYFKTTKTVIKLKNNVSKLLKGLSTNTSDASKNAFLDVFGKIIITSYQIKVDEDILLIIEKQFVERFKQHIEKYRKLTKTIVEETDYQVYANITDEKIDEKEDYKKEDGDDEFVIKEKTGAWLVTKKILTTKVSENDFKVWRVNNKLALQGVDYDREMILNIDDEEYVSFTKGCYLGQEIVARVHNLGKPPKKLVVKSEDDCTEEEKNRLTSKGIDQKTGKILGFIFVKNEEE, via the coding sequence ATGCTTTATTTCAAAACAACTAAAACAGTGATAAAACTGAAAAATAATGTCAGTAAATTACTTAAAGGATTAAGCACAAATACATCAGATGCAAGTAAAAATGCGTTTCTTGATGTCTTTGGAAAGATAATAATAACAAGTTATCAAATCAAGGTTGATGAAGATATACTGTTAATAATTGAAAAACAATTTGTTGAAAGATTTAAACAACATATTGAAAAATATCGCAAGCTGACAAAAACAATAGTAGAAGAAACTGATTACCAAGTTTATGCAAACATAACAGATGAAAAAATAGATGAAAAAGAAGATTATAAAAAAGAGGATGGTGATGATGAGTTTGTTATCAAAGAAAAAACAGGAGCATGGTTGGTTACCAAAAAGATACTTACAACTAAAGTTAGTGAAAATGATTTTAAGGTATGGAGAGTAAATAACAAGTTAGCGTTGCAAGGTGTTGATTATGACCGAGAGATGATATTAAATATTGATGATGAAGAATATGTTTCATTTACCAAAGGCTGTTATTTAGGCCAAGAAATAGTAGCGCGCGTCCATAATCTCGGAAAACCGCCAAAGAAATTAGTAGTAAAATCAGAAGATGACTGCACTGAAGAAGAGAAAAATAGATTAACTTCTAAAGGTATTGATCAGAAAACAGGAAAAATCCTAGGTTTTATTTTTGTAAAAAACGAAGAAGAATAA
- a CDS encoding phosphotransferase produces MIKKHELVNTWSSNIVDDYNIGKILSTLNIGNGLHSDVFRIETTFGIFTVKIYKHKQEDELQYEITLLKLLENNASAPRIIQNNNNAFISKTNNKCCIIYHFIDGKQPDQITNKQIIETAGFLGKFHKLIENENIIGKRNDLSLKGLNIILQENKQLILDKALKGKQYLPKIEKYFNQWHFPDTLPHGPIHADIKPDNTLFDENDTLNGVIDFDNSFVGPLLLDICKTIMWWCAFEDNKINKEKLSLWLHEYQKQRTITSEEKKYFYDMLQFAFISHAAWDLYLNADNKKTPDWYIEEVVFKLFKIGEQMQITREEMRELID; encoded by the coding sequence ATGATAAAAAAACACGAATTAGTAAACACATGGTCAAGTAATATTGTTGATGATTATAATATTGGTAAAATTCTATCAACCCTAAATATAGGAAATGGTCTGCATAGTGATGTATTCAGAATAGAAACAACCTTTGGAATATTCACCGTAAAAATTTACAAGCATAAGCAAGAAGATGAATTGCAATATGAGATTACATTATTAAAACTATTAGAGAATAATGCGTCTGCGCCAAGAATAATACAAAACAACAACAATGCATTTATTTCAAAAACAAATAATAAATGCTGCATCATCTATCATTTTATTGACGGAAAACAGCCGGATCAAATAACAAATAAACAAATCATTGAAACCGCAGGATTCTTAGGTAAATTCCACAAATTAATTGAAAACGAAAATATCATTGGAAAAAGAAACGATCTTAGCCTGAAAGGTTTAAACATAATATTACAAGAAAATAAACAACTAATTCTCGATAAAGCTTTGAAAGGAAAACAATATCTTCCCAAAATTGAAAAATACTTCAATCAATGGCATTTTCCAGATACCTTACCGCATGGTCCAATACATGCCGACATTAAACCAGACAACACATTATTTGATGAGAATGATACTCTTAACGGAGTTATTGATTTTGATAATAGTTTTGTTGGCCCCTTACTACTTGACATTTGCAAAACAATCATGTGGTGGTGCGCATTTGAAGATAATAAAATAAACAAAGAAAAATTAAGTTTATGGTTGCATGAATATCAAAAACAAAGAACCATAACAAGCGAAGAAAAAAAATATTTTTATGATATGCTCCAATTTGCTTTCATAAGCCATGCAGCATGGGATTTGTATTTGAATGCAGACAACAAAAAAACGCCTGATTGGTATATAGAAGAAGTTGTCTTCAAATTATTCAAGATAGGAGAACAAATGCAAATAACAAGAGAAGAAATGAGGGAATTAATTGATTAA
- a CDS encoding TrmB family transcriptional regulator, which translates to MIVKEEFLSKLRRYFSLNLYEVKIWAALLSRGVSTAGELSDIANVPRSRSYDVLESLEKKGFVVMKLGKPIKYLAVQPTEVVERVKKNMHNETTEKISRLEDLKNSEVLTELNSLHSQGIELVEPADLSGSLRGRHNLYNHLELTIRNAEDYVSIMTTSQGLMRKVEGLKPVFEKLKKRGVNIRIAAPITKESMPAVKDLGDLAEVRHTDSRARFCIVDGKELVFMVLDDQDVHPTYDIGIWVNTPFFANAMQDLFNLAWTNLKQPSLK; encoded by the coding sequence ATGATTGTAAAAGAAGAATTTTTGAGCAAATTAAGACGATATTTCTCTTTAAATTTGTATGAGGTTAAAATATGGGCGGCTTTGCTGTCTCGCGGTGTTTCTACAGCAGGAGAGTTAAGCGACATTGCCAATGTCCCTCGTTCTCGAAGTTATGATGTATTAGAGAGTCTTGAGAAAAAGGGTTTTGTTGTTATGAAATTAGGCAAGCCTATTAAATATCTTGCAGTCCAGCCTACTGAGGTTGTAGAGCGTGTTAAGAAAAATATGCATAATGAGACCACTGAAAAAATTTCGCGTCTTGAGGATCTTAAAAATTCTGAAGTTTTGACTGAATTAAATTCATTGCACAGTCAAGGTATTGAACTTGTTGAACCAGCAGATTTATCTGGCTCATTGCGGGGGAGACATAACCTTTACAATCATCTTGAATTAACTATTCGCAACGCAGAAGATTATGTTTCTATTATGACTACTTCTCAAGGCTTAATGCGAAAAGTTGAAGGCTTAAAACCAGTGTTTGAAAAATTGAAGAAACGCGGTGTTAACATTCGCATAGCTGCGCCTATTACTAAAGAATCTATGCCGGCTGTTAAAGACCTTGGTGATCTCGCTGAAGTTCGGCATACTGATTCACGCGCTCGATTTTGTATTGTTGATGGTAAAGAATTGGTGTTTATGGTTTTAGATGATCAAGATGTTCATCCAACCTATGATATTGGCATCTGGGTAAATACTCCTTTTTTCGCAAATGCTATGCAAGACCTTTTTAATCTTGCATGGACTAATCTGAAACAACCATCGTTGAAATAA
- a CDS encoding phosphomevalonate kinase — translation MEITVPGKVMLAGEWNVLLPGHSCIAFAVNIYARCQIISSSKFTLSFEPFNYKTQFSIQKNKLVLQNQQFRRNEKINNERANEDFSLALKGVEIALQYLSLSNINLKHFTLTVDTSSFYHSSNNHYNNHLFKIGLGSSAASLVGIITSVLVFHRISVKSFEEKLVVFKLSSIALLSHHYPSSCYDLATCIFGDMIYYTSFDTQLFIEKIKGKSLQEILSPVFEGWGGLNIKHLNCRELPFLIYWTEKSSSTISLVNQVYTYLDQHKQDSQLQTSYLQIMDDINSLVHKLLSAINNNHFALIVYLIRQNRELLLRVEKLIGVVLETPDIHFIVDDAYQHGCSAKLSGAGGGDIAIVVSQSQSVLDNFKSDLSEKGIYPLPLLLGASGVCYE, via the coding sequence ATGGAGATTACTGTTCCCGGCAAAGTTATGCTCGCAGGAGAATGGAATGTGTTACTACCAGGCCATTCCTGTATTGCCTTTGCGGTCAATATTTATGCCCGATGTCAGATTATATCTTCTTCAAAATTTACTTTGTCTTTTGAGCCTTTTAATTATAAAACTCAGTTTTCTATTCAAAAAAACAAACTTGTCCTTCAAAATCAACAGTTTCGAAGAAATGAAAAAATAAATAATGAAAGAGCAAATGAAGATTTTTCTTTAGCTTTAAAAGGAGTTGAAATAGCTTTACAATATCTTTCTCTCAGCAATATTAATCTTAAGCATTTTACCTTGACTGTTGATACTTCTTCATTTTATCATTCTAGTAATAACCATTATAATAATCATTTATTTAAAATAGGTTTAGGGAGCAGCGCAGCTTCTCTTGTTGGCATTATAACCAGTGTTTTAGTATTTCATCGGATATCTGTCAAAAGTTTTGAAGAGAAACTAGTTGTTTTTAAGTTAAGCAGCATTGCATTGCTTTCTCATCATTATCCCAGCAGTTGTTATGACTTAGCAACATGTATTTTTGGGGATATGATCTATTATACCTCATTTGATACCCAACTATTCATTGAAAAAATTAAGGGAAAATCTCTTCAAGAAATTCTTTCTCCTGTTTTTGAAGGATGGGGCGGATTAAACATCAAGCACCTCAACTGTCGAGAACTTCCATTCCTCATTTACTGGACGGAAAAATCTTCTTCAACAATTTCATTAGTTAATCAGGTATATACTTACCTTGATCAACATAAACAAGATTCACAGCTTCAAACTTCATATCTTCAGATAATGGATGATATCAATTCTCTTGTTCATAAACTCTTATCTGCGATTAATAACAACCATTTTGCTCTCATTGTTTATTTGATTAGACAAAATAGAGAACTATTATTACGTGTTGAAAAATTGATTGGTGTAGTTTTAGAAACTCCAGACATTCATTTCATTGTTGATGATGCATATCAACATGGCTGCAGCGCTAAATTATCAGGGGCAGGCGGCGGCGATATTGCAATTGTTGTTAGCCAAAGTCAATCGGTTCTTGATAACTTCAAGTCTGATCTTTCAGAAAAAGGTATTTATCCGCTACCATTATTACTTGGTGCTTCAGGTGTTTGTTATGAGTGA
- the mvk gene encoding mevalonate kinase, translating to MAKVYGKVILFGEHFVAYQGKAIASSIPLSLEIFLKDLPSGQKSSIILNGKPFHNLTSEKIIVRVSELLFIKDPFVISVNSDIPLAAGLGSSSAFIVCLLKTLSDFYNLRMNLSDINDAAFSIEKELSSIISGIDNTLITYGGVLLFEQGQHKRLLLKKPFKLLLVNSGILSSTPEILKQTRDYVTAHSLNFKKLVDKNNSIVDKAQEALSRADLPLLGNLMTQSHMLLQQLGVSHPAVEEIIQIARDYGVHGAKVTGAGCGGYVIVLGKGEKEHQNLIDIFLKKGYTSQEVIIGTTFSTLPTLGEQL from the coding sequence ATGGCTAAAGTTTATGGAAAAGTGATACTTTTTGGCGAGCATTTTGTTGCTTATCAGGGTAAAGCAATTGCAAGTTCTATTCCTTTATCTCTAGAAATTTTTTTGAAAGATTTACCCTCTGGTCAGAAATCATCTATTATTCTTAATGGAAAACCCTTTCATAATTTGACCAGTGAAAAAATAATTGTTCGTGTTTCTGAATTATTATTTATCAAAGATCCTTTTGTTATTTCTGTTAACAGTGATATTCCTCTTGCTGCTGGGCTTGGGAGCAGTTCAGCATTCATTGTTTGTTTACTGAAAACACTTAGTGACTTTTATAATCTTCGTATGAATCTCTCAGACATTAATGATGCAGCGTTTTCAATAGAAAAAGAACTATCTTCAATCATTAGCGGTATTGATAATACTCTTATTACTTATGGTGGTGTGTTATTGTTTGAACAAGGTCAGCATAAACGTTTGCTTCTTAAAAAACCATTCAAACTTTTGCTTGTAAATAGTGGAATATTATCGTCTACTCCTGAAATTTTGAAGCAAACAAGAGATTACGTTACTGCTCATTCCTTAAATTTTAAAAAACTTGTTGATAAAAATAATAGTATTGTCGATAAAGCACAAGAAGCTTTATCAAGAGCTGATTTGCCATTGCTTGGAAATTTAATGACGCAAAGCCATATGCTTCTTCAACAATTAGGTGTTTCTCATCCAGCAGTTGAAGAAATTATTCAAATTGCTCGTGATTATGGTGTTCATGGAGCAAAAGTTACTGGTGCAGGTTGCGGAGGATATGTTATTGTGCTTGGAAAAGGGGAAAAAGAACACCAAAATCTCATTGATATTTTTTTGAAGAAAGGATATACTTCACAAGAAGTTATTATAGGTACTACATTTTCTACACTGCCAACTCTTGGTGAACAGCTATGA
- a CDS encoding methyltransferase domain-containing protein codes for MAGTKLLITQEDEQYLFTGRDIHTNYGFVKTDIIEKAKPGTIVETNTGKKMYVLEAAFIDLYHKIKRSAQIIPRKDVGIIVAETGLSPDWKIVDAGAGSGALCCFLAHLVPKGKVYTYDLREDHLTITQHNITFLGLKNITAQLGDVYQNIPHKNIDLITLDVPEPWQALHNAVAALKPGGFIVSYSPSIPQTSDFVNAVRENKQLLFLKTVEIMSREWEVLGRKVRPATMQPIGHSGFITFVRKISL; via the coding sequence ATGGCAGGAACTAAATTATTAATAACTCAAGAAGACGAGCAATATCTTTTTACGGGTAGAGATATTCATACAAATTATGGTTTTGTTAAAACAGATATTATTGAGAAAGCAAAACCTGGAACTATTGTCGAAACAAATACTGGCAAAAAAATGTATGTTCTCGAAGCCGCGTTTATTGATCTGTACCATAAAATAAAACGATCAGCGCAAATTATTCCACGAAAAGATGTTGGGATTATTGTTGCAGAAACAGGTCTATCACCCGACTGGAAAATTGTTGATGCTGGAGCTGGTAGTGGTGCCTTGTGTTGTTTTTTAGCGCATCTTGTACCTAAAGGCAAAGTGTATACCTATGATCTTCGTGAAGACCATCTTACCATCACGCAACATAATATTACTTTTTTAGGTTTGAAAAATATAACTGCACAACTTGGTGATGTTTATCAAAACATTCCTCATAAAAATATTGATTTAATCACGTTAGATGTTCCTGAGCCTTGGCAAGCGTTGCATAATGCTGTTGCAGCTTTAAAACCAGGTGGATTTATTGTCAGCTATTCTCCTTCAATTCCACAAACAAGTGATTTTGTTAATGCTGTTCGCGAGAATAAACAATTATTATTTCTAAAAACTGTTGAAATAATGTCTCGGGAATGGGAAGTGCTTGGCAGAAAAGTACGGCCAGCAACCATGCAGCCCATAGGGCATAGTGGGTTTATTACGTTTGTGAGGAAGATTAGTCTATGA
- a CDS encoding ABC transporter ATP-binding protein gives MQQCIEFHDITKTFGNVKVLRSLNLRIEEHDLIGLIGRSGEGKTTLLRTLIGFYKPDSGKIIFKNKEITKNTKILRNIVGFCTQENSFYPELTIEENLHFFGKLYGIKKTILKTRAEELLTLTELYEKKGTLAGEISGGMKRRLDFAIALIHDPEILILDEPTTGLDPIIRQSIWDLIEEINKQGKTIIVSSHLLDFIEDKCKKIAVLKRGDIEMYNMKMLRQKFPDKRTLTQMFTELIV, from the coding sequence ATGCAGCAGTGTATTGAATTTCATGATATTACCAAAACATTTGGTAATGTAAAGGTTCTTCGCTCATTAAATTTAAGAATAGAGGAACACGATTTAATTGGATTAATTGGACGAAGTGGTGAAGGAAAAACAACATTGCTAAGAACCTTAATTGGATTTTATAAGCCTGATTCTGGAAAAATTATTTTTAAAAACAAAGAAATTACAAAAAACACAAAAATACTAAGAAACATTGTTGGCTTCTGCACCCAGGAAAATTCTTTTTACCCAGAACTTACGATTGAGGAGAACTTGCACTTTTTTGGAAAATTATATGGTATTAAAAAAACTATCCTCAAAACAAGAGCTGAAGAGTTGCTTACGTTAACAGAATTATACGAAAAAAAAGGAACATTAGCAGGTGAAATATCAGGTGGCATGAAACGAAGGCTTGATTTTGCTATAGCTTTAATCCATGATCCTGAGATATTGATTCTTGATGAACCGACAACAGGCTTAGATCCGATTATAAGGCAAAGTATTTGGGATCTTATAGAAGAAATCAACAAACAAGGGAAGACTATTATTGTTTCTTCCCATCTCCTTGATTTCATTGAAGACAAATGCAAAAAAATTGCTGTTTTAAAAAGAGGAGATATTGAAATGTACAACATGAAAATGCTGAGACAAAAATTTCCCGATAAAAGAACTCTTACACAAATGTTTACTGAGTTGATAGTATGA
- the mvaD gene encoding diphosphomevalonate decarboxylase gives MNPTMMKATSRAHPNIALIKYWGKRNNELILPFTNSLSVTLDNLETVTTVDFSSIYREDLVILNEVELLSNSTSFKIIHHIDLIWDFLMNRPRDIFVKVVSKNNFPTAAGFASSSSGIAALTYATILALHGELSWSQISLLARRGSGSACRSVYGGFVEWHAGKEHDGRDSYATKVHSEYYWPDFRMLVIVLSSQPKYISSREAMAVSVKTSPLFPSWIIRCERDIIDLKKALDLKAFSMLGKIAEENSLAMHAVMEASQPSIIYHTSETQIIISAIQSLRRTGLNCYLTSDAGSNIQIIALHKDISSILESLKQYPFIQKIITCGVGKGVEQIKEDLF, from the coding sequence ATGAATCCAACTATGATGAAAGCAACTAGCCGAGCTCATCCAAATATTGCTCTGATTAAATATTGGGGTAAAAGAAACAATGAACTTATTCTTCCCTTCACTAACAGCTTATCAGTAACTCTAGATAATTTAGAAACAGTAACTACGGTTGATTTCTCTTCAATCTATCGAGAAGATCTAGTGATTTTGAACGAGGTTGAATTACTAAGCAATTCAACCTCGTTCAAAATCATTCATCATATTGATCTCATTTGGGATTTTCTTATGAATAGACCACGGGACATTTTTGTAAAAGTTGTTAGTAAAAATAATTTTCCTACAGCAGCAGGGTTTGCGAGCAGCTCATCAGGCATTGCAGCTTTGACCTATGCTACTATCTTAGCATTACATGGAGAGTTATCGTGGAGTCAAATCTCACTTCTTGCAAGGCGCGGCAGCGGTTCAGCATGCAGATCAGTCTATGGCGGCTTTGTTGAATGGCATGCAGGAAAAGAACACGATGGAAGAGACAGTTATGCAACTAAAGTTCATAGTGAATATTATTGGCCTGATTTTCGCATGCTTGTTATTGTTTTATCTTCGCAACCTAAGTATATTAGCAGTCGGGAAGCTATGGCTGTAAGCGTTAAAACCTCGCCTCTTTTTCCTTCTTGGATTATTCGATGTGAACGTGATATCATTGATCTTAAAAAAGCTCTTGATCTCAAGGCTTTTTCCATGTTAGGAAAGATAGCAGAAGAAAACAGCTTAGCGATGCACGCAGTCATGGAAGCTTCACAACCGTCTATAATATATCATACTAGTGAAACTCAAATTATTATCTCTGCTATTCAAAGCTTGCGAAGAACAGGTTTAAATTGTTATCTCACTAGCGATGCAGGCAGCAACATCCAAATTATAGCTCTTCATAAAGATATTTCTTCTATTCTTGAATCTCTCAAGCAATATCCTTTTATTCAAAAGATTATTACTTGCGGTGTTGGCAAAGGTGTTGAACAAATTAAGGAGGATTTATTCTGA
- a CDS encoding Zn-ribbon domain-containing OB-fold protein gives MHYQSPILRWRNYPEFYRLEGNQCSECQKIYFPKTHLCFCGSSTFHPVTLKGSGKLLTFTQIKAPPDIFSAMAPYCIGIIELDEGPRITGQLTDCVLQDLSIGMRVTSVFRKVYAVGDQGIIHYGIKFIPDMSSIKTL, from the coding sequence ATGCATTATCAAAGTCCTATTTTACGCTGGCGAAATTATCCTGAATTCTATCGATTGGAAGGAAATCAATGTTCTGAATGTCAGAAAATTTACTTTCCAAAAACTCATCTTTGTTTCTGCGGAAGCAGCACTTTTCATCCTGTTACTTTAAAAGGTTCTGGCAAGCTCTTAACGTTTACCCAAATTAAAGCTCCTCCTGATATTTTTTCAGCAATGGCTCCTTATTGCATTGGTATTATTGAGCTTGATGAAGGGCCAAGGATTACCGGACAGCTTACTGATTGTGTACTACAAGATCTTTCTATTGGCATGCGCGTTACCTCGGTGTTTAGGAAAGTCTATGCTGTTGGTGATCAAGGAATTATTCATTATGGCATTAAATTTATTCCTGATATGTCTTCGATAAAAACTTTATAA
- a CDS encoding ABC transporter permease has translation MKEIIKLFEIIIKNIKILFRSWTTTFLVIIAPLLLILLLGFAFGSNEVHDIKLGIVSESYRLVASVTSILESNNVDLIQITDIEECTFMIMKNELHACAEFSDNFRITEEGPRGTITIYLDNSKLNLIPYLKEYFNEKIGATSEQITLESTEKILGDIEQSVVFMEETRTKLNKFTEDALIIKSQLTTTKKTLEEIKNDLDKVYYILKLAEQSGYFSGINQTTEQFNLDTQEINTTLNSVLYDLSFAQQKIDEISNFTAAIGLNISSEHEMVNAIVMAKGNIIDIQNKLTGYNEKFEQNKKYVEIIPLILQKLEETKLFIETMLVETDKNILIIDNALEEMYAIADDLDKSITKFSSLDKTKAASLLKPIKTVFSPLLENAEKIILIFPIILVFIISFISILLSNITVLKEVNSPAHFRNFLVPVASFSFIFGLYITNLLVILFQIGILLLVAYWRFNIDIFSMFQDFSIAILLITTVFILIGMCIGYAVRSQQTALLLSVFVALTTFLFSDVIFPVEIMPELATTLASMNPLVIGERMFRELLYYNIPLQEQMTDVVLLSVYVIVLSFGTFLMYKYHKRRS, from the coding sequence ATGAAAGAAATAATAAAGCTCTTTGAAATAATCATTAAAAACATCAAGATTTTGTTTAGATCATGGACTACAACATTTCTGGTGATTATTGCACCATTGCTTTTAATTTTATTGTTAGGTTTTGCATTTGGCAGCAATGAAGTGCATGATATCAAACTAGGAATCGTATCAGAAAGCTATCGATTGGTTGCAAGCGTCACGTCTATTTTAGAAAGCAATAATGTTGATCTTATACAAATCACCGATATCGAAGAGTGCACATTTATGATCATGAAAAACGAGCTTCATGCGTGTGCTGAATTTTCTGATAATTTTAGAATTACTGAAGAAGGACCAAGGGGAACTATTACTATCTATTTAGACAATTCTAAATTGAATCTCATTCCCTATCTAAAAGAATATTTTAATGAAAAAATAGGTGCAACCTCTGAGCAAATCACGCTTGAATCAACTGAAAAAATTCTTGGAGATATTGAACAGTCAGTTGTATTCATGGAAGAAACAAGAACAAAATTGAATAAATTTACTGAGGATGCTTTAATAATAAAGTCGCAGTTGACCACAACAAAAAAAACTTTGGAAGAAATAAAAAATGATCTTGATAAGGTGTATTATATCCTCAAGCTTGCGGAACAGTCTGGTTATTTTTCCGGCATTAATCAAACGACTGAACAATTCAATCTTGACACCCAGGAGATAAATACAACATTAAACTCAGTGTTGTATGATCTATCTTTTGCTCAACAAAAGATAGATGAAATAAGTAATTTTACTGCAGCAATTGGGTTGAATATTTCATCAGAACATGAAATGGTTAACGCCATTGTTATGGCAAAAGGCAACATAATTGATATACAAAATAAATTGACAGGCTATAATGAAAAGTTTGAGCAGAATAAAAAATATGTTGAAATTATTCCTTTAATTCTTCAAAAATTAGAGGAAACTAAACTATTTATAGAAACCATGCTGGTAGAAACAGACAAAAATATTCTCATTATTGATAATGCGTTGGAAGAAATGTATGCAATTGCAGATGACCTTGATAAAAGCATAACTAAATTTAGCAGCCTTGACAAAACAAAAGCAGCGTCATTACTAAAGCCTATTAAAACGGTATTTTCACCATTACTGGAAAATGCGGAAAAAATTATATTAATTTTTCCAATTATATTAGTATTTATTATTAGTTTTATTAGTATATTGCTTTCGAACATTACCGTATTAAAAGAGGTTAATTCTCCTGCGCATTTTAGAAATTTCCTTGTGCCAGTAGCAAGCTTTTCGTTTATTTTTGGATTGTATATTACCAATCTGTTAGTGATTTTGTTTCAGATTGGAATATTGTTATTAGTAGCATATTGGCGTTTTAACATTGATATTTTTAGCATGTTTCAAGATTTTTCAATTGCAATACTGTTAATTACCACTGTTTTTATTCTTATAGGGATGTGTATTGGATATGCAGTGAGATCACAACAAACCGCATTACTGTTAAGCGTTTTTGTCGCACTAACCACATTTCTGTTCTCTGATGTTATTTTCCCTGTTGAAATCATGCCAGAGCTTGCGACAACACTTGCTTCAATGAACCCTTTAGTGATAGGAGAAAGAATGTTCAGGGAATTATTATATTATAATATTCCACTCCAAGAACAAATGACTGATGTTGTGCTGCTGTCGGTCTATGTCATAGTGCTCAGCTTTGGCACCTTTCTAATGTACAAGTACCATAAAAGAAGAAGTTAA